From Chloroflexota bacterium, a single genomic window includes:
- a CDS encoding YggS family pyridoxal phosphate-dependent enzyme, with amino-acid sequence MDRIVAACGRAGRDPATVRLVAISKTVAAERIRAAVAAGQADFGENRVQEAEAKRPLVGAGEWHLVGPLQANKARRAVETFEVIESVDSVDLARRLDRLVRDVRGLAPDGPTAPDRRLPVLLQVNVDADRAKAGFLPSALEAALGELTAFGALRVDGLMTIGRLAADPQDARSTFVGLHEIGARLRARTTAIGAELSMGMSDDYPIAVEEGATIVRVGRALFGERVGQRPR; translated from the coding sequence ATGGACCGCATCGTCGCCGCATGCGGGCGCGCGGGACGCGATCCCGCCACGGTCCGCCTCGTCGCGATCTCGAAGACCGTGGCAGCCGAGCGCATCCGGGCGGCGGTCGCGGCAGGTCAGGCGGACTTCGGGGAGAACCGGGTGCAAGAGGCGGAGGCGAAGCGTCCGCTCGTCGGAGCGGGGGAGTGGCACCTCGTCGGACCCCTCCAGGCGAACAAGGCGCGCCGCGCGGTCGAGACGTTCGAGGTCATCGAGTCGGTCGACTCGGTCGACTTGGCGCGGCGGCTCGACCGGCTCGTCCGGGACGTCCGCGGCCTCGCGCCGGATGGCCCGACGGCACCGGATCGTCGGCTGCCGGTGCTCCTCCAGGTGAACGTCGATGCCGACCGGGCCAAGGCCGGCTTCCTGCCGTCGGCCCTCGAGGCGGCGCTCGGCGAGCTCACCGCCTTTGGGGCGCTTCGAGTCGACGGGCTCATGACGATCGGCCGACTCGCCGCCGACCCGCAGGATGCCCGCTCCACGTTCGTCGGGCTCCACGAGATCGGCGCGCGGCTCCGGGCGCGGACGACCGCCATCGGCGCGGAGCTCTCGATGGGGATGAGCGACGACTACCCGATCGCGGTCGAGGAAGGGGCGACGATCGTCCGGGTCGGCCGCGCCCTCTTCGGTGAACGGGTCGGACAGCGGCCGCGATGA
- a CDS encoding DUF167 domain-containing protein: MSGAVRFAVRLTPRGGRDAIDGVIDGVLRARVAAAPADGAANEAFLRLIARELGVPRATVSLIAGATGRRKLVAVDGLEPASLLARWPDLGVS, from the coding sequence ATGAGCGGCGCGGTGCGATTCGCGGTCCGGCTGACGCCCCGCGGCGGGAGAGATGCGATCGACGGCGTCATCGACGGCGTGCTCAGGGCCAGGGTCGCAGCGGCACCGGCCGACGGTGCGGCGAACGAGGCGTTCCTCCGGCTCATCGCCCGCGAGCTCGGGGTGCCTCGTGCCACGGTGTCCCTCATCGCCGGTGCGACCGGGCGGCGCAAGCTCGTGGCCGTCGACGGGCTTGAGCCGGCGTCGCTGCTCGCCCGCTGGCCGGACCTCGGGGTATCATGA
- a CDS encoding Flp family type IVb pilin: MAFFNALIASFHRDEEGQGLAEYALILALIAVIAIIALIFLGGQVKTILSNVGKSI, encoded by the coding sequence ATGGCATTCTTCAACGCACTCATCGCATCCTTCCATCGTGACGAGGAAGGCCAGGGTCTCGCCGAGTACGCACTCATCCTCGCGCTCATCGCGGTCATCGCGATCATCGCCCTCATCTTCCTCGGCGGCCAGGTCAAGACGATCCTCAGCAACGTCGGCAAGTCCATCTAG